CGGAGAcctcggcagcatgcgaggtcgcAACCAACAGGGACGCCTGCTTATCGATACATATTCAGTCAGCCTCTTATAATgaaggattgatcctctgtccggttcttctcgccgaacaccggacagCGTCTCACGGGCTACGGACTACAcggggtttttctctttcttacctcgaaacctgttaACAGGCTGCtccaggcttcattcagtccgctcttggcggactgaaccttctcgatcaccgcacccataaggacacggtgctcgtccacgaCGGAGGCGCTTCGTAGCGCCCCCATCAGGTCATCCGACGCTCCTGGATGGACAGGGGCCACCGGTGGAGGCGGCGCACCcgcctccttcaaagggggctgttcgcccgactccggagccatatgggtctccagaatcgtattcggctgagggccgaactggatacggccctcttcgccagtctccatggggattggcTCCCCCATGTGTCTGGCAGTGGAGGTCTCACCTTGTGGTGCCTCCCGGGCAACGTCCTAGGCTTCTCCCTTcggagcggtcctccgggacaGCACTTCCGTGTTgtccctggccccgggggagtaagtaggcggtggcgacatgctcgccatctccgatggagccaacgaacctccagatgaggatcgctggataaggtcacgggccggactgcaatggtTTAGTTAACCATGTTAAAATAATGAAGAGAAAGGGCTGGATGTGCGCATAAAtaagccatgtcacttacgatgcggcctggggcttagtgcgggggcgtcatTCCGGACTACTGTCAACGTCCCACACGGTATTGACCGCTGGGGCAcccttcccctttttgggcgctttcgcctccggatgtgccgaggccgccctctttttcttcttctcctcgggaGGAGGATTGTtctcctcgtcctcctcttcctcgtcattgtcctcgGGGACAGAGGAATGGGCCTCATCGTCTTCGGACAtcgcgtccgaagtgcccttgcgacgggggccactcttggcccccttggccttcttctccggcgccttgtatggtgccggcaccagcatcttcgctaggcATGGGATGACCGGTtattcgggcagcggagccggacactagatccgcttcgccctctccaccCAGTCCTGAGGGAGCAATACTAAAatctcagacatcatcctcgaaacattTAAGTTGGGGATACGTCAAAAGTAACATACCTCACTGGTGGGGTGTTTACAGTtgtgaccacggtctgaatccatggccggcggtttctcatttcccttaaagagcaacctccaggcatcttcgtgggtggtctcgaagagcctcaccagggtccGATGCTTCTTCAGGTTGAAATCCCAGAGAGGTGTCCTCTGCGCTGGCATGGAAGAATCCggtgaactagcatcacctggatcacgtcgacgagcttgacgtccttggctatcatgctctggacgcgcatctgcaacgctatcagctcatcagacgaacaccagtccggactcttctcgacccaagaggtgagccgcatgggagcgccggagcggaattgggtagccgcggcccaggtggtgctgcggggttctgtgatgtagaaccattgtctCTGCCACTCCTTCACTGTCTCCACAAAAGTACCTTTCGGTCAGGAGACGTtgggcagcttgctcaccatggttcctccgcactccgcatgctggccgtccaccaccttcggcttcacgttgaagactttgagccacagcctgaagtggggttggatacggaggaaggcctcgcacacgacgataaacgccgagatgttgaggaaggaattcggggacagatcatggaagtctatcccgtaataatacatcagcccgcggacgaaggggtggagtggaaaccctagcccgcggaagaaatgggggatgaatactaccctctctgtgggctccggcgtggggacgacttgtccctcggccggtagacgatgggcgatctccttcgccaaatatccagccgcccgaagctcagtaatgtcctcctccttgacggaggagaccatccacttgccctgaccgccggatccggacatggttgcttgagtggaaaggagatgagaacttgggcgctggagcttgagatcTGAAAGGCGGAGACAGAGAAACAGCGTgaggagaggaagagggaatccttatccccttataaaggcagcaaatattaaacgcctcctcactcgccttaggattcgcctgttcccaagggctgtataaatggcacggttgagttacccatgcccgcattgatgagaatcccgcaataaggtgacacgatctctgctttgacaagacgtgccaatagcaaccacgtctcgaaacgtgggatgGCAAAAGAAAAATGGAttgaaattatgaccggacagacgtgatgtcatgttgaaaacaagctgtcaacagattagattcgtgcaaatattatattctctctgcggttgtgtatggtgtgtgtaacAGATACGGATACAATCATTGCATccaaagactatcttggagttcagaaaaagggtaacccgccttgcaatgccgaagacaatttgtgtgatggactcctcgtcattgaaagccaggttcaggggctactgagggagtcctggattaaggggtcctcgggcgtccggcctgttatccatgggccggactgatgggctgaagacatgaagaccgaagaccgtactcgtgtccggattggactctccttggcgtagaaggcaagcttggcgaccaactatgaagattccttcttatgtaaccgactccatgtaaaccctagatcccccagtgtctatataaaccggaggggttagtccggaaaggacatatacatactcattaccatattcacataggctaggctcctagggtttagccattacgatctcgtggtagatcaactcttgtaacactcatattcatcaagatcaatcaagcaggaagtagggtattacctccatagagagggcctgaacctgggtaaacattgtgtcccccgtctactgttaccatcgatcctagacgcacagttcgggaccccctacccgagatccgccggttttgacaccgaccaCGGGATGCCGTGATCGATCCCTTCCTTTGTTTACGTCCAGAAAAAAGGAGTGATTCACGTAAAAAAGAATGATTGATCCCCTTCCTAATGACGCACTCATGGAGCGATTCCCAACGGCCACCGACGCTTCCTTTGTTCGCGAAAGCATGCTCAGCGCTCATTTTCCCTTGTCTCCTAAATCCTAGTTTCCTTCCTAGTACTTCAGATCTTCAGTTCGCCGCGGTTTCAATCCATGGGGCATCGACGCCCGGTCGCCGCCAACCCGCTTTGCTCGCCGTTCATCACCGATTCGACCATCCAAGGTATATCTTACATTCTTATTGTGGTTCTTGCAGTTCCGTGGATGCATAGACGGCACGGCGGCACTGTTAAACTACTGATGCAATTTTTTTGTTTATTTTCATCAGTGTGTTTTATCAAGTTGTCCGAAAGAAAGCATGCATCTAAAAGGAAAAGGAAGAAAACTGTGGATGAGTGGGTACAACCACAATGATCTTGAGGAACAAAAAATTGCAGACTTTCTCTCTTAATGCTTCATGTAATGTTGAGGTATATGATCTTTATCTATATGAGATTCACTTTACCAGATAGCGTAGTGTCTGCTATGGAGATTTTTCAAGCATGTCCGAGAAGCTCATTGGTATCCTAATATCTCCATTGCTTATTACATCTTTTTTATTGTGCATGTGACCGTCAACCTGccgaaagaagtttttcaaagttGAAATTATGAAGATCTATCTAGGGTTTAAGGATTATTCCTTTAACAGAAAAAGAATATTCCTTAGAAAAAGAATATTGGAATTGGGTCAAGGATGAAAATGACATGATCTtcggatgatgatgaggatgacaagccactataaaacctaggaagacatgatcttcccaagtttcagAACCACATAGCCACAGAAAAAGCAATTCAAATCAATAATCAAAGAAAAttaaaggaaaaaagaaaagggcAAAATCTAGGGTGTTACAGGCAGCCACGGTTCTCAACCGATTGGTATTCTATTGTGCTTAATTTTTTTTTGAGAAGAGGACGGGTCTTAATGTTTTTTTAATAATACAGGGGCTTAGTGTATTCTACGAGAAAAGGAAGTTTGGATTGGTTTTCTAGTAACAACCTTTTTTCATAGATTTCCTTATCGCAATGTTTTTTGGTTCCGGGCTCTCCTGGACTATCGGCCAGGTACTTTTAAATCTTAGCCATCAATATTTATTGTTAACATAAAATCAATGGAGATAAAAGGGTGACGGATGGAGAACCATGAAAGGTTCCGTCCTTTATTCACTATTAGGGAAAACCTTATAAatagaactttagcagtagcgcttgttaaaaaagcGCGCTACTACTACACAGCAGTAGCGCGCGCGGAATAACCGCGCTGCAGATACATATATAGCAATAGCGCGTCCCGTTGTAAaggcgctactactaaaattcccaccactaagccgataggctacacatagtagtagcgctcttttAGAAATAGCGCTGCCGCTAATATTgttgtagcagcgcgtttatATGTAAGGCGCTCCTGCTAACGAAAATAAAATGAAATGAAAAACAAGTAGAGAAGTAAATgcaaatgaaagaaatagaaaaaggagaaaggaaaaaaaataaagtcaagaaaaataaatgaaaaaagggggaaaggagaaaggcatagcagtagcgcgtttctgaaaacgcgctatagctataGTGCGTTTTCAGAAACGCGCTTCCGTTATGTTTCACTTAACCAGCAgtttcctgctacctcttgagcactgcgttggttttcccttgaagaggaaagggtgatgcagtaaagcagcgtaagtatttccctcagtatttgagaaccaaggtatcaatccagtaggaggccacgcacgagtcccttgcacctacacaaacaaacaaaaacctcgcaaccaacgcaataaaggggttgtcaatcccttcacggtcacttacgaaagtgagatctaatagatatgataagataatatttttggtatttttataataaagatgcaaagtaaaataaaaggcaaaagaaatagctaagtgttggaagattaatatgatggaaaatagacccgggggccataggtttcactagtggcttctctcgagagcataagtattacggtgggcgaacaagttactgttgagcaattgatagaattgagcatagttatgagaatatctaggtatgatcatgtatataggcatcacgtccgagacaagtagaccgactcctgcctgcatctactactattactccacacatcgaccgctatacatcatgcatctagagtattaagttcataagaacagagtaatgctttaagtatgatgacatgatgtagagggataaactcatgcaatatgaaataaaccccatcttgttatcctcgatggccacaatacaatacgtgccttgctgccctgctgtcactgggaaaggacaccgcaagattgaacccaaagctaagcacttctcccattgcaagaaagatcaatctagtgggccaaaccaaacggataattcgaagagacttgaaaagataaccaatcatacataaaagaattcagagaagattcaaatattgttcatagataaacttgatcataaacccacaattcatcggtctcaacaaacacaccgcaaaacaagattacatcgaatagatctccacgagaatcgtggagaactttgtattgagatccaaagagagagaagaagccatctagctaataactatagacccgaaagtctgaggtaaactactcacacatcatcggagaggctatggtgttgatgtagaagccctccgtgatcaatgccccctccggcaggacgccggaaaaggccccaagatgggatctcacgggtacagaaggttgcggcggtggaattaggttttcgtggatgcctctgttggtttgggggtacgaaggtatatataggaggaagaagtacgtcggtggagcaacatgggccccatgagggtggagggcgagcccagggggtaggcgcgccccctacctcgtgccctcctggttgctttcttaacgtagggtccaagtcctctggatcacatttgttccgaaaatcacgttcccgaaggtttcattccgtttggactccgtttgatattctttttatgtaaaactctgaaataggcaaaaaaacagcaatttgggctgggcctccggttagtagattagtcccaaaaataatataaaagtgtataacaaagcccattaatcatccaaaacagagtataatatagcatgaagaaataaaaaattatagatacgttggagacgtatctagcatccccaagcttaattcttgctcgtcctcgagtaggtaaatgatataaacagaatttttgatgcggaatgctacttgacatgtttttttaatgtaaccctcttaattgtggtatgaatatttagatccgaaggattcaagataaaagtttaatattgacataaaagtaataatactttaagcatactaactaagcaattatgtcttctcaaaataacatggccaaagaaagttcatccctacaaaatcgtatagtttagtcatgctccattttcgtcacacaagaatgctctcatcatgcacaaccccgatgacaagccaagcaattgtttcatactttagtaatctcaaactttttcaaccttcacgcaatacatgagcgtgagccatggatatagctctatgggtggaatagaatataatgatgggggttatgtggagaagacaaaaaaaggaggaagtctcacatcaacgcggctaatcaacgggctatggagatgcccatcgattgatgttgacgcaaggagtagggattgccatgcaacggatgcactagagctataaatgcatgaaagctcaacaaaagaaactaagtgggtgtgcatccaacttgcttgctcacaaagacctaggtcacttgaggaagcccattgttggaatatacaagccaagttctataatgaaaaattcccactagtatatgaaagtgacaaaacaagagactctctatcatgaagatcatggtgctactttgaagcacaagtgtggaaaaaaagatagtagcattgtccccttttttatatttttttaatttttgccttcttttttttggcctttctctttttttggacaatgctctattaatgagaGTAAATTGCATAGAAGTACCACAATTGGGGCATTGGAAGCAGATTGGTACCAAGTTTGGTAATTTTTACATGTCAGTACCAAGTCTGGGGCTAGACGTTATAAAAAGGTCTAAATCGCGTATAAACGCGTATTGACAGTGTATCTGACCGGCAGGGCCCGCCTGTCAGCTCCTGACGTGGCATTTTTTTTGCAGAAACCCCCCCACGGTGTCGCTCCgcgcccgcctcgccgccctcgccctcgcccacGGCGGGAAGCAGAGGAGCCACCGGAGCGGCGTGGTCCGGCTCCGGCCCCGCCACGACCAGCGCGTGTCCCGAATCTCCGCCACCGCCGACAGCAGCGTGCCGGCGAAGATGGTGGCCGAGACGGCGGCCATGAGGAGCGCGTGCGCGGGGGGGAGGGGCCCGAGAGGGAGCGGCTtccggcggcggaggagcccgTCGGCGGCGAGGCAGAGGGACACGTAGGTGGCGAGGAAGCCGAGGAGGAAGGCCCAGGTGGAGAACCAGAGGCCAGAGGGGCTCCAGCGGAAGCCGACGATGTCCGGGTGCTCCGCCAGCCAGTAGGCGACGTCGCCGACGAGCGCGGCCATGGTCCGTACGCCGGATCGGTCGCTCGCCGGCGGAAAAAGGGGAGGTTGTTGCGGTCGTACGGTGCGGAGGATGGAAAGGGATTTGGGGAATGGGACCCCGCGTCGGTGCTCGACCGCCGGGCCAGCCCCGCCGCGCATCCCACGCCGTCTTCCCCCTCGCCCCTGCCCGCCGGCGTGGCTTGATTGGGCCAAGAATGTCTCCGCGGCCCCGCCGGCGCAGGCATGGCCGCCCCCGCCGGGCCCCGGGGCGAACGACAACGACGCCAAGGACGACTGGGTCCACCACCTGCCGCTTATCGACATGGCCGGCTGGGGCGACCCGCACGCCGCCGCGATGCAGGAGCCGCACCCGCCGCCCTCCTCGCAGGACAGCACCTTCCTCCGCTGGATCATCGGCGGCAgggacgacgaggacgacgactcCGGGGGTGGAGCGCGCGGGGGTTGAGATGGAGGcgggcgcggagggagagggcgagggcgagggcggcgaggcgggcgcGGAGCGACACCATGGGGGGGGGGTTCTGCAAAAAAATGCCACGTCAGCAGCTGACAGGCGGGCCTTGCCGGTCAGATACACTATCAATACGCGTTTATACGCGATTTAGATCTTTTTGTAACGTCTAGCCCCAGACTTGGTACTGACATGTAAAAATTACCAAACTTGGTACCAATCTGCTTCCGATGCCCCAATTgtggtacttctgtgcaatttactctattaatgatgatcatcacacttctatttatttacaactcaatgattacaactcgatactagaacaaagtatgactatatgaatgcctccggcggtataccgggataggcaatgaaccaagagtgacatgtataacaaattatgaacggtggctttgccacaaatacgatgtccactacatgattatgcaaagcaatatgacaatgatgaacgtgtcacgataaacggaacggtggaaagttgcatggcaatatacctcggaatggctatggaaatgccataataggtaggtatgatggctgttttgaggaggatataaggaggtttatgtgtgaaagagcgtatcatatcacggggtttggatgcaccggcgaagtttgcaccaactctcaatgtgagaaagggcaatgcacggtaccgaagaggctagcaatggtggaaaggtgagagtgcgtataatccatggactcagcattagtcataaagaactcacatacttattgcaaaaatctacaagtcatcaaaaaccaagcactacgcgcatgctcctagggggatagattggtaggaaaataccatcgctcatccccgaccgccactcataaggaagacaatcaaagaacacctcatgtttcaaatttgttacataacggttaccatacgtgcatgctacgggacttgcaaacttcaacataagtatttctcaattccacaactactcaactagcacaactttaatatcactacctccatatctcaaaacaatcatcaagcatcaaacttctcttagtattcaacacactcataagaaagttttttactagtcttgaatacctaacatattaggattaatttcccaatttaagcaaattgccatgctgtttaagactctcaaaataatataagtgaagcatgagagaataatagtttctataaaacaaaaccaccgccgcgctctaaaagatataagtgaagcactagagcaaaaactatatagctcaaaagatataagtgaagcacatagagtattctaataaattccgaatcatgtgtgtctctctcaaaaggtgtgtacagcaaagatgattgtggaaaactaacaaataaagactcaaatcatacaagatgctccaagcaaaacacatatcatgtggtgaataaaaatatagctccaagtaaagttaccgatggaagtagacgaaagaggggatgccttccggggcatccccaagctttggctttttgttgtccttagattatcttggggttccatgggcatccccaagcttaggctcttgccactccttgttccataatccatcaaatcttttacccaaaacttgaaaacttcacaacacaaaacttaacagaaaatctcgtgagctccgttagcgaaagaaaacaaaacaccacttcaaggtactgtaatgaactcattctttatttatattggtgttaaacctactgtattccaacttctttatggtttataaactattttactagccatagattcatcaaaataagcaaacaacacacaaaaacagaatctgtcaaaaacagaatagtctgtagtaatatgtaactaacgcaaacttctggaactctaaaaattcagccaaaataggaagacctaaataatttgtttattgatctgctgcaattggaattaATATCATATCACGTTCTGgaaatttttaacaattgtttttgtgaacagaaagtttctggaattttcagcaagatcaaataactatcatccaaggagatcctataggtttaacttggcacaaacactaattaaaacataaaaacaaatctaaccagaggctagatcaaatattaattcctaaacagaagcaaaaagcaaaaaactaaaaataaaattgggttgtctcccaacaagcgctatcgtttaacgcccctagctaggcataaaagcaaggatagatctacgTAATATCATCTTGggtctttaattttttagaggagttatgctcgaatccgggaggttctttacgtttcccttcatattcaAAAATTTTGAGATCTAAAGAGTCCAACCGCTTATTACAAagggtaatcaacatattcatgcggtggaGATTCCCGCTAAcactcttaagaggttcaagGGATTTTTGTAAAATCTTCGTTACTTCGcaaattttctcaaaaacttgcgtTTCTTCTTGGGTATGatgaggccccttttgttgaggtagtgttcccactataccTTCTATAATTTCATGTGCAATACTGGGATGaatttcaataaaattgcctttggcaacACAATCCAGgagttgtctatgagacatattcaatccaacataaaagTTGCGAAGCAAAATTCTAAAATTCACCTCTAGGGTGCAATTACGATAAAATTCCATCATTctaaaccaagcatcttttaagttttctccttgtctttgtttgaagtgaagaaccTCAAATTCTggagacaaaggagtagataaaggactagccataacgacgaaACAAATGGAAatgaggcgaacggaaaagagagggcgaataaaacggcaagggtgaagtgggggagaggaaaacgagaggcaaatggcaaataatgtaatgcgggagataagagtttgtgatgggtacttggtatgttgacttttgcgtagactcccaggcaacggcgccagaaatgcttcttgctacctcttgagcactgcgttggttttccctttaagaggaaaggatgatgcagtaaagcagcgtaagtatttcccacagtttttgagaaccaaggtatcaatcgagtaggaggccacgcatgagtcccttgcacctacacaaacaaataaaaacctcgcaaccaacgcaataaaggggttgtcaatcccttcacggtcacttacgaaagtgagatatgatagatatgataagataatatttttggtatttttataataaagatgcaaagtaaaataaaaggcaaaagaaatagctaagtgttggaagattaatatgatggaaaatagacccggggcctttcactagtggcttctctcgagagcataagtattacggtgggtgaacaaggtactgttgagcaattgatagaattgagcatagttatgagaatatctaggtatgatcatgtatataggcatcacgtccgagacaagtagaccgtctcctgcctgcatctactagtattactccacacatcgaccgctatacagcatgcatctagagtattaagttcataagaacagagtaatgctttaagtatgatgacatgatgtacagggataaactcatgcaatatgaaataaaccccatcttgtatCCTCGATGGCcacaatacaatacgtgctttgctgcccctgctgtcactgggaaggacaccgcaagattgaacccaaagctaagcacttctcccattgcaagaaagatcaatctagtaggccaaaccaaactcataattcgaagagacttgcaaagataaccaatcatacataaaagaattcagagaagattcaaatattgttcatagataaacttgatcataaacccacaattcatcggtctcaacaaacacaccgcaaaagaagattacatcgaatagatctccacgagaatcgtggagaactctgtattgagatccaaagagagagaacaagtcatatagctaataactatggacccgaaggtctgaggtaaactactcac
The Aegilops tauschii subsp. strangulata cultivar AL8/78 chromosome 3, Aet v6.0, whole genome shotgun sequence genome window above contains:
- the LOC109735321 gene encoding fatty acid elongase 3-like, whose amino-acid sequence is MAALVGDVAYWLAEHPDIVGFRWSPSGLWFSTWAFLLGFLATYVSLCLAADGLLRRRKPLPLGPLPPAHALLMAAVSATIFAGTLLSAVAEIRDTRWSWRGRSRTTPLRWLLCFPPWARARAARRARSDTVGGFLQKKCHVRS